The following coding sequences lie in one Candidatus Micrarchaeia archaeon genomic window:
- a CDS encoding 30S ribosomal protein S4e encodes MAKKGRTYHTKRIAITKAIPVSDKKANTFMISTDPGPHPRSKAIPLGVLLREVLGVTRTASESRKVLNSKSVLVDGKPRREPKFPVGLMDVVSFPKVNRSYRIVVNRKSQLVPLEIKHSSSKIGKVVNKHTVRGGKTTITLHDGRNILADNNVRVGDSAVISVPDQKVAKVLKFEPGAKCLVTEGAHAGVVAKLEEVIKREGSWTEARLKGAEEFVTVAKYLFVVDDSFEGA; translated from the coding sequence ATGGCTAAGAAAGGACGAACATATCACACGAAAAGAATCGCAATCACGAAAGCTATACCTGTGAGCGACAAGAAAGCGAACACGTTCATGATAAGCACCGATCCAGGCCCGCATCCGCGGAGCAAGGCAATCCCCCTGGGAGTGCTCCTGCGCGAAGTGCTCGGCGTGACCCGGACAGCATCCGAGAGTAGGAAGGTGCTCAACTCCAAAAGCGTCCTCGTGGACGGAAAGCCCAGGAGGGAGCCCAAGTTCCCGGTAGGCCTGATGGACGTGGTTTCGTTCCCGAAGGTGAACCGCTCCTACAGGATAGTTGTGAACAGGAAGAGCCAGCTGGTTCCGCTCGAGATAAAGCACTCAAGCTCGAAAATCGGGAAGGTGGTGAACAAGCACACGGTCCGCGGCGGAAAGACAACAATCACGCTTCACGATGGAAGGAACATACTCGCGGACAACAACGTGCGCGTGGGGGACAGCGCGGTAATCTCTGTCCCGGACCAGAAGGTCGCGAAGGTCCTCAAGTTCGAGCCCGGCGCCAAATGCCTCGTCACCGAGGGCGCGCATGCGGGCGTGGTCGCGAAGCTCGAGGAAGTCATCAAGAGGGAAGGAAGCTGGACCGAGGCGCGGCTCAAGGGGGCCGAGGAATTCGTCACGGTAGCTAAATACCTCTTCGTCGTGGACGATTCATTCGAAGGTGCATGA
- a CDS encoding 50S ribosomal protein L5 gives MESNPMREAVIEKVTVNVGVGSPGERMDGIKAVVEKLAGAKFVETKARKRNPVFKLRVGLPIGLKTTLRGKKALDFLNRALDSRKRKLNASCFDKLGNFSFGVKEYIDFPGAKYNPAVGVFGFDVCVTLRRKGSRVGARMRVPGKVGKKHMLTKADGLEFAKSKLNAKMEE, from the coding sequence ATGGAATCCAACCCCATGAGGGAAGCTGTGATAGAGAAAGTCACGGTGAACGTAGGCGTCGGCTCTCCGGGCGAGAGGATGGACGGCATAAAAGCCGTCGTGGAAAAGCTCGCGGGCGCGAAATTCGTGGAAACCAAGGCGAGGAAGAGGAACCCGGTGTTCAAGCTCCGCGTCGGCCTGCCCATAGGGCTCAAGACCACCCTGCGCGGGAAGAAGGCGCTGGATTTCCTGAACCGCGCGCTCGATTCCAGGAAGAGGAAGCTTAACGCATCCTGCTTCGACAAGCTCGGGAATTTCTCTTTCGGCGTGAAGGAGTACATAGATTTTCCGGGCGCGAAATACAACCCCGCGGTGGGCGTGTTCGGCTTTGATGTTTGCGTGACGCTAAGGCGCAAGGGCAGCAGGGTGGGAGCCAGGATGCGCGTCCCGGGAAAGGTGGGGAAGAAGCACATGCTCACAAAGGCAGACGGGCTTGAGTTCGCAAAGTCAAAACTCAACGCCAAGATGGAGGAATAG
- a CDS encoding 30S ribosomal protein S14 — translation MTVSLDEKYKGKGTRKCRICGNARAVIRKYNLHICRRCFREVAEHINFRKY, via the coding sequence ATGACGGTTTCTCTCGATGAAAAATACAAGGGAAAGGGAACCAGGAAGTGCCGGATATGCGGGAACGCCCGCGCGGTCATACGGAAATACAACCTGCACATATGCAGGAGATGCTTCCGCGAGGTCGCAGAGCACATCAATTTCAGGAAATACTAA
- a CDS encoding 30S ribosomal protein S8, with protein MDIVADALNTLKTHEIAGQRHCTVKSSRLIGKILDILKSEGYISAYRNVEDGRGSKFEIELAGKINEAKVIKPRLPIKKDEWPRVEERFLPAYNIGVIIISTSKGVLTNSQAQDLGVGGRLIAYVY; from the coding sequence ATGGACATAGTCGCTGATGCTCTCAACACGTTGAAGACGCACGAGATAGCTGGCCAGAGGCACTGCACGGTGAAATCCTCCAGGCTGATAGGCAAGATTCTCGACATACTCAAGAGCGAGGGCTACATCTCCGCGTACAGGAACGTCGAGGACGGCAGGGGGAGCAAGTTCGAGATAGAGCTCGCGGGCAAGATAAACGAGGCCAAGGTGATAAAGCCGAGGCTGCCCATAAAGAAGGACGAATGGCCCAGGGTGGAGGAGCGCTTCCTTCCAGCCTACAACATAGGGGTGATAATAATATCCACCTCCAAGGGCGTGCTCACCAATTCCCAGGCCCAGGACCTCGGCGTGGGCGGAAGGCTGATAGCTTACGTTTACTAG
- the rplF gene encoding 50S ribosomal protein L6, which yields MDIPGGVTITIEGSLVKAKGPKGESQKQFRVRNVSIKSDGKKVEVECADPAVKGTVEAHIRNLVKGVQEGYVRKMKMIYAHFPFTLETKGDTLMVKNMLGEKLPRKFKIIGKTKIEVKGQEVTISGPSKDDVGQTIANMKTALKIREKDPRVFQDGIYEVA from the coding sequence ATGGACATACCCGGCGGAGTCACTATAACAATCGAGGGTTCATTGGTGAAAGCCAAGGGCCCGAAGGGCGAATCCCAGAAGCAGTTCAGGGTGCGCAACGTCTCCATAAAAAGCGACGGAAAGAAGGTGGAGGTGGAGTGCGCGGACCCGGCAGTGAAGGGCACGGTGGAAGCCCACATCCGCAACCTCGTGAAGGGTGTGCAGGAGGGCTACGTGCGCAAGATGAAGATGATATACGCGCACTTCCCGTTCACTCTGGAAACGAAGGGAGACACGCTCATGGTGAAGAACATGCTCGGAGAGAAGCTCCCGCGCAAGTTCAAGATAATCGGCAAGACCAAGATAGAAGTGAAGGGGCAGGAGGTAACCATCTCGGGCCCGAGCAAGGACGACGTAGGCCAGACAATCGCGAATATGAAGACCGCGCTCAAAATAAGGGAGAAGGACCCGCGCGTGTTCCAGGACGGTATCTACGAAGTCGCATAG
- a CDS encoding eL32 family ribosomal protein, protein MNKKSKPAFNVLNSGFKKRVKHRWRSPRGTDNKKRIRCAFAGASPRIGYKNAGAVRCLHPSGMHEVLVHNEKELRAAVGKAARIASGVGKKKRESFRKIAAELKLKLLN, encoded by the coding sequence ATGAACAAGAAATCCAAACCGGCCTTCAACGTGCTCAATTCAGGATTCAAGAAGAGGGTGAAGCACAGGTGGAGAAGCCCCCGGGGCACGGACAACAAGAAGAGGATAAGGTGCGCTTTCGCAGGAGCGAGCCCGCGCATAGGCTACAAGAACGCAGGCGCAGTGCGCTGCCTACATCCTTCCGGGATGCACGAGGTTTTGGTGCACAACGAGAAGGAGCTCAGGGCCGCGGTGGGAAAAGCCGCGCGCATCGCCTCCGGCGTGGGGAAGAAGAAGCGCGAGAGCTTCAGGAAGATAGCCGCCGAGCTCAAGCTGAAGCTTCTAAACTGA
- a CDS encoding 50S ribosomal protein L19e: MLSTVKRLASEILGVGVSKIRIKPEDIGRAESALTREDVRGLIKDKVIIVKRRPGFKVLNRRKKKLRGSRKGSMNSRAPEKGKWMTSVRAQRKYLSELVSAGNLEKSSKRKVYLRIKGGSFKGKKAMLMYLKDNSMYVEKAGSPEKAPKPRPAKAEKAKEAQEPKK, from the coding sequence ATGCTTTCAACCGTGAAAAGGCTCGCATCCGAAATCCTGGGGGTGGGCGTGAGCAAGATAAGGATAAAGCCAGAAGACATCGGGCGCGCGGAGAGCGCGCTCACGCGCGAGGACGTGAGGGGCCTGATAAAGGACAAAGTGATAATAGTGAAGCGCAGGCCTGGCTTCAAGGTCCTCAACAGGAGGAAGAAGAAGCTCAGGGGCTCCAGGAAGGGCAGCATGAACAGCCGCGCCCCGGAAAAGGGGAAGTGGATGACAAGCGTGCGCGCACAGCGCAAGTACCTCAGCGAGCTCGTTTCCGCCGGAAACCTGGAGAAATCCAGCAAGCGCAAAGTCTACCTTAGGATAAAAGGGGGCTCCTTCAAGGGCAAGAAAGCGATGCTCATGTACCTCAAGGACAACAGCATGTACGTGGAGAAAGCCGGAAGCCCGGAAAAGGCCCCGAAGCCCAGGCCCGCGAAGGCCGAAAAGGCGAAGGAGGCGCAGGAGCCCAAGAAATGA